Genomic window (Nitrospira sp.):
CGCAGCGCCTTCTCTGAATAGTGATGCTTCAGCGGCATCTCCTTCGCTATCTGACGAGCACGGTGAAGCCATGCTAATTGGGCAGGAGTTACGTCATCGTAGGTGGACTTTTTTGCTGCGTGAGCCAAGTAGGGAACGTCGTCGAGACTGGGCACGTCAAAAAACTTCACGACTTGAGCCTCGAGGAGAGCGACATTGCCATCAGTCAGCCACCCTCGTTTAATCATTTCGCGAATGGGATATTGGGATTGCAAGCGTGCCTTGCGTACGACGTTAGGATCAGGATCTCGTGCTTGAGACAAATCATATGCCTTCTGAAGATTGGCAAAAAACTCAGGAGAAACGTCGAATGCGCCGCCAAGAGCCTTCGCCATATCGGCAGTAATACCTCGCTTCCCAGAAATGATCATATTGACCGCCTGCTCAGGCACCCCGAGAACATACGCAAGATCACGCTGGCTCCAGTCGCGTGCCTCTAGCTCTTCCCGAATGAAGTAACCAGGCGGCGGTACATCAGTAATATTGTCGATCATCTGATTTCCCTCCGTCTTAGTCATGATAGTCGCATACTTCTATAATGTTCAGAATGGGCGGCACTTGAGATTCATCGAGCGTGAAAATCATTCTGTACTGGTCGTTGATTCGGATTGACCGCTGGCCCTGTCTATCGCCCTTGAGTTTTTCATAACGCAAGCTCTTCCAGTTCCTCAGTGTTCGTTCATCGGGTGCAGCTTCCACGACAATAAGCTTGTCTCGACATGCCTTAATGACTCCAAACGGCAGCTTCGTCTCGAAGGCCCGGTCTGTCCGTATCAAAGCAAGACGAGAGTCTTGAAACTGGATTTTCATGTCGTCCCTGAATCACGAGGCAATATATAACGAATGTGAGAACTTGTCAATATACCACTGAACGTTAGTGTATAAGTTGTAATTTATTCTGTCACTAAGTATTCCAACATCTTATACGGAACAGAGCCTGTACCAGCTAAAAAAAGGCGTGGAAGATTCATGGTCAAATAGTATGATAAAGGACGTTATCATACATTACTAGTTGGTAGGGGAAAGCCATGAAACACAGCATACAGCTCGCAATACCCGGTACCCGAACACTCCCCGCCCTCTTCACGCCGACGCCCAACGCGGCCAAACGGTTCGTGGAATTCTTTACGGCCAACATCCGAAACCCGAACACTCGAAAAGCCTATACCTGGGCGGTGGCCGAATTTGCGACCTGGTGCGAGCGGCATGGGATGCTCTCCTTACAAGCCATTGAGCCGGTGCATGTCGCCACCTATATTGAAACGTTGCACCGCCGGCTGGCCGCTCCGTCAGTCAAACAACACCTTGCCGCCATTCGCATGCTGTTCGATTGGCTGGTGGTCGGCCAAGTCATACCCACCAATCCCGCCAGCTCGGTGCGGGGACCGAAGTATTCGACGAAGAAAGGCAAGACGCCGGTGCTCATGGCCGACGAAGCCCGGATGTTGATTAATGCCATTGACGTGAGGACGATCGTCGGCTTGCGGGATCGTGCCTTGATTGGATTGATGGTCTATACATTTGCGCGGATTGGCGCCGCCCTCGCGATGCAGGTGGAGGATGTCTATATTCAAGGTCGTCGGACCTGGGTGCGACTGCATGAGAAAGGTGGGAAGCTGCATGCGATGCCCTGTCATCACAATCTTGATGAGTACCTCCATGCCTATCTCAAGACGGCCCAGTTGACCGAGGGCTCAAGCCCGCTCTTTCGGACGATGCACGGCCGGACGGGACAGCTCTCCGACAAACCGATGACCCAGGTGGATGCCTACCGCATGATTCGCCGTCGCGCGGTTGCCGCCGGCATTCGGACCAAGATCGGCAATCATTCGTTCCGCGCGACCGGGATTACGGAATATCTCCGCAACGGCGGGAAGCTCGAAATCGCCCAGCAGATGGCCAACCATGAAAGTTCCCGTACGACAGGCCTCTATGATCGACGCACCGATCAGGTCTCGTTGGATGAAGTGGAACGGATTGTGATTTGACGGCAGACAACGACGGGAATCATGCGCACGGAGCGTGAGCCATGATGACACCCCGCCGGGTGAACGTCCCTTCGACTACGACCCATGGAGGGATATGTGTTCGACGTATTCAATAATTCACGAGCGCCCGCCGGACCGCTTCCGGCTCACGATCAATCACCAGAAGATAGGCGCGTGTCGCTCCACTGGGGATGGCTCGTCCTTGCTCCCATTGCTGCACGGTCCGAAAGCTGAACCCATACTGTTTGGCAAATTCGCTCTGACTCATCCCGACTTTCTTCCGAATGCGGGCCACATCTATCTCGTGAGGAACATGGACCACGTATGGATGCGTGTGTCCATTGACCCAGTCCAGAGCTTGCTTGGCACTCGCGATCATGCGCCGCCCTGCCGATGGTGTGTGCTTCTTCATCGCGCCCTCTTTCTGCGATACGCTGCCGCCAGAGCTCCCAACGTGGCCTTGAACTCGTTCCGCTCTACCTGGGTCAGGTCAACCCGTTCATTCTTCGCAAACACGTTGAGGAGAAACACTGGGATATCTGTTCCACTGAAAAACGTGATCACCCGATATCCTCCTCGTTTTCCTTTGCCTTTTCCTGCAAACCGTATTTTTCTCGCTCCGCCTGTCCCCTGTATGTCGTCTCCGGCTTGGGGATCCTTGGCAAGATACTCAACGATGCTCATCCGTTCCTGCTCCGAAAGACCGGCTCGCTTCGCATCGCTCAAATACGCGTCAGTTTCGATGACCGTCTGCACCAAGTAACTATACGTTAATTGCGTATAGCTGTCAACAACCGACCGTTCGCGAGCAACGGTCAACGTGCGCCGATCGTCGGATTACGTACTTGGGCCTTAATTGGGTTGATAGTCCATGCGTTCGCACGGAATCGCGCGGGCGCCCGATGCTCTAGGGAAGAATTCTTGGTGCACATCGTCCAAGTCGGCGCTCGAGGGTTCTCTCTTGAATGAGCCTTGGCAGGCTGCCAGTCGACTTGACCGTAACACTATGGACGACCAGGAGTGGCAATTCCAATCGGAGCCTGTGGAGCGGTCGAGAATGTGGCGGGAGTGGTAGGGAGCAGAACGCCACCGGCTCCAATCGTGAAACCGGATACACTGGTTGACCCTGAATTCGCGACATACAGGAATTGCCCGTCTGGATTAATCGTAATCCCGACCGGCGCGGACGCCGCTCCCGTCGTAAAACTCGCCGGAGACGTCGGTGTTAATAATCCTCCCGCTCCAATGGTAAAAGCTGCCACCTCGTTCATGCCACTATTCGTGACATACAGGAACGATCCATTGGGCGAAATTGCTAGCCTCTGAGGGCTCGATCCCAGCGCTCCAGTGGAGAACGTCGGAGGGACTGTTGGGGTCAGCACGCCTCCCACTCCAATGGAAAAGACGGCAATGGCATTCGTTCCACTGTTTGCAACATACAGAAATAGACCATTCGGCGAAATGGCAAGCCCCTCGGGGCTTGGAGAGCCGGCACCAGTTGAAAAGGTCGCCGGACTGGTCGCGGTCAACACGCCATTGGCTCCGATGGTGAAACCCGATACGTTGTGCGTACCGGAGTTTGCGATGTAGAGAAATTGTCCGTTCGGTGATACAGCCAGACCTCGCGCTAATGTCCCACTCGTTGGAAACGTTGCTGGAGACGTCGCAGCCAGTACACCACCCGATCCGATCGAAAAACCGGCAACGGTGTTCGAGGCGCTATTGGCGACATAGACAAATGCTCCGTTTGGCGTGATCGTTATCCCACGCGGAGAGGATCCTACACCGGTGGAAAACGTTGCTGGTGCAGTCGGCGTGAGGTTTCCGGTTGTTGTGCTGATCGTGAAAGCCGAGACATTGGCGGAACTCTGGTTTGACGAATAGAGAAATTGACCGTTAGGGGAAATGGCTACCCATTCAGTGTTTGTCCCTCCGGTAGAAAAACTTGCAGGAGTTGTTGCTGTCAGGGCCCCGCCGGCCCCTATTCTGAAACCTGAGAGAGTGTTCGAACCATCATTGGCTGTATAGAGGATGGCGGAAGTCGATCCTGTTCCCTCGAACCCTCCTCCTCCCCCTCCTCCATTCGGGCATCCGGCAAGAAGCACACTCATCGGCGATGCGAGAAGTAGGAGCATCATTCTTGTCATGATGGATGGTCCTCCTGGCTCAAATGTACCACCGCAACAACCTTTAGCCAAACGAGCCACACTTTCTTGACCTCGTCGGAATCACGTCTAAGTCGGGCTTCCGTTCGAACCATGGAAGACAATGGAATCACGGGGTGATTTATCCACACGCTCAAGGAGCAACTGTTGTGGGTCACAGCGCTCCCTACGGTCGACGAACGGTGGGACGCGCTCCCGGCTTGGCTCGTCACATACAACGAGCACTGGCTGGTCGACCGCTATGGATTTTCGGCGTGGGCCGAGCGTGTCCAAGCAATAGGAAGCGGCATCATTGTGGCCTGGACTTGCCAAGTCTTGGCGGTATACTTCTCTTATATGAGACCTAGACGCCACACCATCGTGTTGATCGTCTATAGCCTAGTTATGTCGCTTCACGCGTCGATAGCACTGGCTACCGAATTGGTGCGCGAAGAGTTTGTCGATATCCGAGCAATTATCTCAAACCCTCAAGCCTTCAATATGCGGGTAGTACGACTTCGGGGAACGATCACCACGTTGCAAGTGATCCCAGGCGGTGGTGGGTGTCAGGGGCAAGGGATACATGACGCCTATGTGGTTACCCTTACAGACCATACTGGAGAACTCCAAATTTTCGACCGTGGACAGTGTCTAGGTACTGCAAAGTCGAGGCTGCATGCAGTGAAACCTCAGATGACTGAGTTTGCCGCTGGGGACAGCGTTGAAGTCGTGATAGATGTCTCCCTCCTGCATTCTCCCAACTTTGATGCTCGCTCATTGGAAGGAGCCCTCCGATGGATCCAGCGAATCTCCCCTGAGTGAAGGCTTGTTAGGTACGATCCCTTGCTTTCCCAACATGTCCGCATGATTCCACGACTTCCTGCTCTCTTTGACGGTCGTTAATCAAGAGATACTTCTCCTGGATCGGCAAAAGCACACATATTTCGTCGCCGTGAGAGCGATCGTAGTTTCTTACTTGTTGGATCGTATGATCCCCTTCGAACTCGTAAATTGTTGAAGTCCGAGAGGCATCGTGGATGACAGTGATTCCACTGCTAGAACCGTTCATAAATGTGACCAGAATTTCTAGCCCTGGCTGGCCATCCGTGTCTGTGAACAGCTGGACTTCCCCCATCTTCCATTTCGAATCGGTATAGCTCACAAGCTCGTTCTTTTGGTCTCGAATAACGCAAACGCATACGAGTTGATCGGCAGCATCTCGAGCTTCAAAAATTACCTCCTTGCCAGACTCCCCATCCGTGTCCGCAACTATTCTAAATCGAAGAGTTGTCCAAGCAACATCACTATATTCTCTGACTGTCCTGTCACGATCACGAATGAGACAAAAACAGCGTAACTTTCCCTCGTCGCTTTTCACGTGAACAAGAATCTCTTCTCCATCAATCCCATCTGTATTTGCAAGCGTTTGCACTTCAACGGAACCCCAACCTTGACCACCATAGAATTGGATCGAATTAGCTTTGTCATGAATGACACAGACACAAGCGAGAAGCCCTTCCCGCGTATAGGCAACGACAACGATTTCGGCTCCGGGATCACCGTCAGTATCTTGCACCGCAATAAGCCTTACAGTTTGCCAAGCGCTATGCTGGTACATACGCTTGGATCCTGTATCGAGTGTAGTGACACAAATTACGTTGAACTCACAAGCTGAGATCTCTTCTGAGAGACCATCATCGTTCGTCTCACCAATGATCAGCGCAAAATCTGAACCGCTCTGATGGGTTTCAAGGTGATTCCTTGAGCCGCTCGCAACGGGAGGAGTACTAATAGATGCACTGTCTTTGGATGGAGCAGTCGCAATTTCATTAACCATAGGCGTCATTAATGAGGAACTTGAGTCCTGAGTGCAACTGGCCTGGATAACACATAGGAAGAATGCAACACACCAGGGAGTCACGCAGCTCGCAAGGAACGGAGATTCAATTGTTTTTTGTAGAATCATCTGAGGGTCTCCAGCAGGACGGGCGGGGCAGAGGGAAACCACTACCCCGCTCCTCCATCCTACCTGCTTGGATCGTTGCCTAGTATTCAGTTGTAGTATGTCCACTAGGATGCTGCGCGCTTAGATTCCCACTACTCACGAGACCCCCGCTTCCATTGCGGATTTCCCAATTGCCGTTCGCTCCATCTCCGCCGGTAATAAAAACGTTGCCGGTATTCGACTGAAGTTCTGCATTATGTCCGCTACGGTTCGCCCACAAGGTCCCCGTCGAGACGAGCGCACCAGAACCATTTCTAATTTCCCATGTCCCAGGACTCCACGATCCACCCGCTATGAAGACGTTTCCATTCGGTAGCTTGTTACAGGTATGCGCGTCCCGTGAGGCCCAGAGGTAGTTGGCAGTAATCAATGCCATACTGCTATTCCGAAGTTCCCAGCTGATATACCCTGGTCCACCACCTATCAGGTAAATATTTCCATTCGACAACTGAATGGCGCAATGACCGTGTCGACCAGACCAAAGATAGATTCCGGTTGAACCCGTGCCGGAAACCAACTGCCCATTGACCCCTCGAATCTCCCACGTCCCAGCGGAACCATTACCTCCACTAATGAGCACGTTCCCATTAGAAAGATTGATCGCATTATGGTTCCATCGGGTTGCCCATAACGTCCCTTGGCTTACGAACCCACCGCTGCTGTTACGGATCTCCCAAGTTTGCGACCCAGAATTGCCTCCTACTACTAACACATTACCATTACTGAGCAATGAACAAGAATGCCCGTAATTCCGTGACCCCCACAGGTTTCCATTACTCACGAGGGCCCCGCTTCCATTGCGGATTTCCCACGTGCCAATGGATGCTGTCCCGCCTGCCAGAAACATGTTGCCGTTAGCGAGCCGCACTGCGCAATGACCGGATCGTTGTGCCCACAAGTTACCAGAAGTCACTAGTCCACCACTGCTATTGCGGATCTCCCAAAATCCCGCGAAGAGGCCACCTCCTCCCGCGATGAAATTATTGTTGGCGAAACCAAACGTGGCACTTCCCAGCGTAACAGCACCTACGACCGCCCACATAACTAATCGTCGCATGCTCCAACCTCCTGCTATAACAAATGTTGG
Coding sequences:
- a CDS encoding type II toxin-antitoxin system RelE/ParE family toxin; this encodes MKIQFQDSRLALIRTDRAFETKLPFGVIKACRDKLIVVEAAPDERTLRNWKSLRYEKLKGDRQGQRSIRINDQYRMIFTLDESQVPPILNIIEVCDYHD
- a CDS encoding tyrosine-type recombinase/integrase, translating into MKHSIQLAIPGTRTLPALFTPTPNAAKRFVEFFTANIRNPNTRKAYTWAVAEFATWCERHGMLSLQAIEPVHVATYIETLHRRLAAPSVKQHLAAIRMLFDWLVVGQVIPTNPASSVRGPKYSTKKGKTPVLMADEARMLINAIDVRTIVGLRDRALIGLMVYTFARIGAALAMQVEDVYIQGRRTWVRLHEKGGKLHAMPCHHNLDEYLHAYLKTAQLTEGSSPLFRTMHGRTGQLSDKPMTQVDAYRMIRRRAVAAGIRTKIGNHSFRATGITEYLRNGGKLEIAQQMANHESSRTTGLYDRRTDQVSLDEVERIVI
- a CDS encoding helix-turn-helix domain-containing protein, with the translated sequence MKKHTPSAGRRMIASAKQALDWVNGHTHPYVVHVPHEIDVARIRKKVGMSQSEFAKQYGFSFRTVQQWEQGRAIPSGATRAYLLVIDREPEAVRRALVNY
- a CDS encoding type II toxin-antitoxin system RelE/ParE family toxin, with translation MTVARERSVVDSYTQLTYSYLVQTVIETDAYLSDAKRAGLSEQERMSIVEYLAKDPQAGDDIQGTGGARKIRFAGKGKGKRGGYRVITFFSGTDIPVFLLNVFAKNERVDLTQVERNEFKATLGALAAAYRRKRAR
- a CDS encoding beta-propeller fold lactonase family protein — protein: MTRMMLLLLASPMSVLLAGCPNGGGGGGGFEGTGSTSAILYTANDGSNTLSGFRIGAGGALTATTPASFSTGGTNTEWVAISPNGQFLYSSNQSSANVSAFTISTTTGNLTPTAPATFSTGVGSSPRGITITPNGAFVYVANSASNTVAGFSIGSGGVLAATSPATFPTSGTLARGLAVSPNGQFLYIANSGTHNVSGFTIGANGVLTATSPATFSTGAGSPSPEGLAISPNGLFLYVANSGTNAIAVFSIGVGGVLTPTVPPTFSTGALGSSPQRLAISPNGSFLYVTNSGMNEVAAFTIGAGGLLTPTSPASFTTGAASAPVGITINPDGQFLYVANSGSTSVSGFTIGAGGVLLPTTPATFSTAPQAPIGIATPGRP